The DNA window CCATCACTCCGGAATTTCCGAAATCCCCTTGACCCACCAGATTCGAGGCAACCATCGTCCACTGCGCCCCGGCAGACGAAGCCAGAAGCATCACAAACAGTACTACCACTGCACAGAACTTGATCATTCGACTCTCCCAAAAAGTACGCATACTAACGTTATCGCACAATCATATATACCGACAAGACGTATGAAGGTGCCCGAAACTGACACCCGGTATGATTTCCCGACGACAATTTTTCGAATGAAAAGCTAATCCTTGCGAAAACCGAACCCGAATCCTACATTGCAATGCTCGTGTCTCTGACCACAATCAATAGTGGAAGGTTGCTCTGCCATGGAATTTCTGCCATGATGGAGCTACTATTTCACGGTGCTAAGAACGTCAGGCCGACCCGTCCCCCCACGTCGGGGACTTCTCTTCCTATTTTTTGTTGTATCTGCATCAGTTGCATCGGATGAGTATGATCGAGAAGCGGTGGGGGATGTTCGTGTGCATGTTGGCGCTGGGTGCGTTGGCGCTTTCGTGTGCAAAAGAAATGGATAACCAGCAGCCGGGGCAGGCGGATACGACCGCACACGGCGACAGCATACGTGCCACGTTCTACAAAACGATCGCACAGAAGCTGCCGGGCATTTGGGTCCGGCGCGATTCGAGCGGCATCGAGCAAGGCTACAACCTCCTGCCGGACGGCCGCCTGATGCTTGTCGGCGCGACGAGTAACATCTCGGGTATTCACTGGTCGCTTACTTCCGATACGCTGACGCTCTATACCCACGCCGAACCCGACACGACACCGATCCCGCATGTGTATTTCATCAAAGCGATCGACGACAGCGCTCTCTCGTTCGCTGCGCCCGGCGCACCGAACGGATACAACGAAAATTATCATCGCCGCACGGGTGGCGTCCCGCAGCGCTACGTCACGCTCTATCGTCGTCAGTTCGAGGGGATCGTTGCACCGGGCCAGATTATGAAGCATACGTTCGACGTTGAGTCGCTCTTCGACGGCGGCATCTCGCTTTCGAGCGACAGCGCCGACGTGAAGTTCTACCTGCTGCGCGGAACAACGAACCTGACACCCTCGCCTGTGCGAGAATATAACGGCCGCTTCGCCCCCGGCGAATACACCGTGCGAGTCATGTATATTTACCAGGGACGTCGCAAAGGCGCAAACGCAGACTACAACGTCCGAATCGAGGAGCGGTAGAGGTCGCACGGTCGCCTGCTTGTGCGCTCACGCCTGCATTTGTTGCCTCCGGATCGCTTGCCGAAATATTGCCGCCGGTTCATGCGTATTTTAACAGCCGATCATTCGGCATCCATCACCCGAACTGTTCACCCTATCTAACAACCGAATCCTGAAGGAGCAGACATGAACCGTATCCTGACTCTTTTGCTCGTGGGCACATGTGCCATACTGCTGTCGCGCCCCGCATCTGCGCAAATCGATATTCTTGGGAAGATCAGCGGCGAGGTAGATAAGAAGGTCGACGAATCGGTCGACGATGCGTTGCACCCAAAGAAGAAGACCGACGAGAAAAAAACCGACGACAAGAAGGACGATCAGAGCAAACAATCGTCGTCAAATACGGGCACTGCATCGAATACGACGACTTCTGCGCAAGCATTCAAAGCATACAATAATTACGATTTCAAACCGGGCGAAACGGTGATTTTCTCCGACGATTTCCGCGACGACGTCGACGGCGAGTTCGCAGCGCACTGGAATCTCGACGCGGGGCAAGCTGTCGTCAACACCATCAATGGCGAACGCGCATTCTTGCTCACCGACGGCAACTATGCAATTGTTTCGCCACGCCTCAAAACCAAAAGCTATCTCTCGGACCCGTTCACGATCGAGTTCGATTATTACCAGGCCAACTCGAGCCAATGGGCCCCGATGATCCGTTTCGAGGCGTCCGATGGGTCAAGCCCGGCGGTGTATTTCGGCAAACAAGTCCACACCGGCTCATTCCCGCACGACCTGGAAGGCAACGACATCGCCGACGACGAGACATACTACGGCAAGTGGCATCACGGCGCGATCATTTACAAGAACGATCAGCTCAAAGCATACGTCGATAACGTTCGCGCGCTGGTCGTCCCACATTGCGATTTCACGCCGGTGAGCGTAACGTTCGGCGGCATTGGCGATCAGAATGTACCAATCACGTTCAAGAATGTCCGCATTGCCGGCGGCGGTTCGCAGAACATGATCGGCAACATCATGACCGACGGCAAGTTCGTCACGCACGGCATTACCTTCGATGTCGCCAAGGCAACGCTGCGCCCCGAAAGCATGGGTGTGCTCAATGAGATCGCGAAGTTTCTCAAAGAGAACGGAGCCATCCACGTCGAGATCGATGGTTACACCGATAGCGATGGCGATGCAAACTCGAACGTCCGGCTTTCGGACGACCGCGCAGGCGCGGTCAAAACACAGCTCGTTGCCATGGGTATCGATGCGTCA is part of the Bacteroidota bacterium genome and encodes:
- a CDS encoding OmpA family protein — translated: MNRILTLLLVGTCAILLSRPASAQIDILGKISGEVDKKVDESVDDALHPKKKTDEKKTDDKKDDQSKQSSSNTGTASNTTTSAQAFKAYNNYDFKPGETVIFSDDFRDDVDGEFAAHWNLDAGQAVVNTINGERAFLLTDGNYAIVSPRLKTKSYLSDPFTIEFDYYQANSSQWAPMIRFEASDGSSPAVYFGKQVHTGSFPHDLEGNDIADDETYYGKWHHGAIIYKNDQLKAYVDNVRALVVPHCDFTPVSVTFGGIGDQNVPITFKNVRIAGGGSQNMIGNIMTDGKFVTHGITFDVAKATLRPESMGVLNEIAKFLKENGAIHVEIDGYTDSDGDANSNVRLSDDRAGAVKTQLVAMGIDASRMSTKGFGSKNPIAPNNTPEGKAMNRRVEFVKQ